From a single Pseudalkalibacillus hwajinpoensis genomic region:
- the aceA gene encoding isocitrate lyase, whose product MTNKQITSIQERWNQDRFKGVERPYSPEDVHKLQGSVQIEYTLAKRGAERLWKLVNEEDFVNALGALTGNQAVQQVKAGLKAIYLSGWQVAADANMSGQMYPDQSLYPVNSVPQVVKRINQALQRADQIEHSEGIHDRDWFVPIVADAEAGFGGALNVFELMKSMIESGAAAVHFEDQLSSEKKCGHLGGKVLLPTQQAVKNLISARLAADVMGVPTLIIARTDANAANLITSDVDEYDGEFLTGERTPEGFFYTKPGLNQAIARGLAYAPYADLIWCETSEPNLEEAQRFANAIHERFPGKLLAYNCSPSFNWKKKLDDDTIAKFQRELGKMGYKFQFVTLAGFHALNHSMFELARDYKDNGMAAYSRLQQAEFASEADGYSATRHQREVGTGYFDVVSQVITGGASSTTALKGSTEEEQFSSTK is encoded by the coding sequence ATGACGAACAAGCAAATTACTTCTATTCAAGAACGCTGGAATCAGGATCGCTTTAAAGGAGTTGAACGACCATATTCTCCAGAAGATGTTCATAAACTTCAGGGTTCCGTTCAGATCGAATATACGCTTGCAAAAAGAGGAGCAGAGCGTCTTTGGAAACTTGTGAATGAAGAAGATTTTGTAAATGCCCTAGGCGCATTAACTGGAAATCAAGCCGTTCAACAGGTGAAAGCAGGATTGAAGGCCATATACTTAAGCGGTTGGCAGGTTGCAGCAGATGCAAATATGTCAGGACAGATGTATCCAGACCAGAGCCTTTATCCGGTAAACAGTGTTCCACAAGTAGTAAAGAGAATCAATCAGGCTCTACAAAGAGCGGATCAGATTGAGCACTCAGAAGGAATTCATGACAGAGACTGGTTTGTGCCTATTGTGGCAGACGCGGAAGCAGGTTTCGGCGGTGCACTAAACGTATTCGAGTTGATGAAGTCAATGATTGAGTCTGGAGCAGCAGCGGTTCACTTCGAGGATCAGCTTTCATCTGAAAAGAAATGTGGGCACCTTGGTGGAAAAGTTCTTCTACCGACACAGCAGGCTGTGAAAAACTTGATTTCGGCTCGTCTTGCAGCTGATGTAATGGGAGTACCGACGTTGATCATCGCTAGAACCGATGCAAATGCAGCGAATCTAATTACAAGCGATGTAGATGAGTACGATGGAGAATTTTTAACTGGAGAACGTACTCCAGAAGGCTTTTTCTATACGAAGCCAGGGCTTAATCAAGCGATCGCACGTGGTCTTGCTTATGCACCTTATGCTGATCTCATCTGGTGTGAAACGTCTGAACCGAATCTTGAAGAAGCACAGCGTTTCGCGAATGCCATTCATGAAAGGTTTCCGGGTAAACTTTTAGCATACAATTGTTCACCATCTTTCAACTGGAAGAAAAAGCTTGATGATGATACTATCGCAAAATTCCAGCGTGAACTAGGAAAAATGGGTTATAAGTTCCAATTCGTTACACTTGCTGGCTTCCACGCGCTAAACCACAGTATGTTCGAACTGGCAAGAGATTACAAAGACAATGGCATGGCAGCATATTCGCGCCTTCAGCAAGCTGAATTTGCAAGTGAAGCGGATGGGTATTCGGCAACAAGACACCAGCGTGAAGTTGGAACAGGTTATTTCGATGTCGTGTCTCAAGTGATTACTGGTGGGGCTTCGTCTACGACAGCTCTCAAAGGATCAACAGAGGAAGAGCAGTTTAGTAGTACTAAATAA
- a CDS encoding DinB family protein: MDDAQLIKQFTFWRYRTIQALEASTEEIADKLPEGFSNTVRWNIGHILVTAELVLHRFTGMENNLPDHYSSLFKAGTHPTEWTVEPPDLIELKHHLLEQNNRFKSLEGKLNEQLENPFSIGSYLTLETVSELLLFLMNHENLHLGTISGIKRACGVKELWSKSTV; this comes from the coding sequence ATGGATGATGCTCAATTGATTAAGCAGTTTACATTCTGGCGCTACCGCACGATTCAAGCACTAGAAGCAAGTACAGAAGAGATAGCTGACAAACTCCCTGAAGGGTTTTCCAACACAGTAAGATGGAACATTGGTCATATTCTAGTAACAGCTGAATTAGTGCTTCATCGTTTTACAGGAATGGAAAATAATCTCCCTGACCATTATTCTTCACTCTTTAAGGCGGGAACTCATCCAACTGAATGGACGGTAGAGCCACCAGATCTGATTGAATTGAAACACCACCTTTTGGAACAGAACAATCGCTTTAAATCCTTAGAAGGGAAACTTAATGAACAACTTGAAAATCCTTTTTCGATTGGGTCTTACCTCACCCTCGAAACGGTTTCAGAGCTTCTGCTTTTCTTAATGAACCATGAGAATCTTCATCTTGGAACAATAAGCGGTATTAAGAGGGCATGTGGAGTGAAAGAACTCTGGTCGAAATCAACTGTTTAA
- a CDS encoding thioredoxin family protein: MKQISLEGARKGIEEYELYFLYLYGTNCSVCHALLPQVEDVLEEFPQIKREKLNVHEIPEAAGEFSVFTIPVLLLYVEGRESIREARFVNIESFRSSIRRITSMLDE, translated from the coding sequence TTGAAACAGATTTCGCTAGAGGGAGCGCGGAAAGGAATTGAGGAGTATGAGCTATATTTCCTTTACCTTTATGGCACGAATTGTTCTGTTTGCCATGCGCTTTTACCTCAAGTTGAGGACGTGTTAGAAGAATTTCCACAAATCAAAAGGGAAAAGCTCAATGTTCATGAAATCCCTGAAGCCGCAGGAGAATTTTCTGTTTTTACAATCCCTGTCCTTCTCTTATATGTAGAAGGAAGAGAAAGCATCAGGGAAGCTCGGTTTGTGAATATTGAATCGTTCCGTTCATCAATTAGACGAATCACGTCTATGCTTGATGAATAG
- a CDS encoding DUF1206 domain-containing protein: MDTGTAAKHKARQATNDVKPWIRGLARMGYAAKGVVYLIIGILSFQAAFGPGGKTTDSKGAFVTIAGKPFGEVLLWLLIVGLIGYALWKAIQAIKDPDNYGSDTKGIVIRIGLFGAGVVHLFLAYNAFSIITRAGSSSSGSNQSMSAKLLGQPFGQWVIGFIGLCFIGFGVYQVIRAYKKSFMKQLKQYEMHEKEEWWGKRAGQIGLSARGVVFAMMGVFFIQTAVTAKPDKTKGLDGALSELAQQPHGAILLGLVAIGFIAYGIFMFVKGKNKRMNFS, from the coding sequence ATGGACACGGGTACTGCAGCAAAACACAAAGCAAGACAGGCAACGAACGATGTAAAGCCCTGGATAAGAGGGTTAGCAAGAATGGGGTATGCAGCTAAAGGTGTTGTATACTTAATTATCGGGATTCTTTCATTTCAGGCTGCTTTTGGACCGGGTGGTAAAACAACCGATTCCAAAGGAGCATTTGTTACCATTGCAGGGAAACCATTTGGAGAAGTGCTTCTTTGGCTACTTATAGTTGGGTTAATTGGTTATGCATTATGGAAAGCCATTCAGGCGATTAAGGATCCCGATAATTATGGGAGTGATACGAAGGGGATTGTGATCCGTATCGGTTTGTTTGGAGCTGGTGTTGTGCATCTATTTCTTGCATATAATGCGTTTTCAATCATTACGAGAGCTGGTAGTTCTTCTTCTGGCAGTAATCAATCCATGTCGGCTAAATTATTAGGACAACCATTTGGTCAATGGGTTATTGGCTTTATTGGGCTATGCTTCATTGGATTTGGTGTATATCAAGTGATTCGTGCATATAAGAAGTCATTTATGAAACAACTCAAGCAGTATGAGATGCACGAGAAGGAAGAATGGTGGGGCAAACGTGCAGGTCAAATTGGACTATCAGCACGTGGTGTTGTTTTTGCAATGATGGGTGTCTTCTTTATTCAGACGGCGGTTACTGCTAAGCCTGATAAAACTAAAGGACTCGATGGAGCTCTTTCTGAACTAGCACAGCAGCCGCATGGCGCCATTCTCCTTGGACTCGTTGCAATTGGATTCATTGCATATGGCATCTTTATGTTCGTTAAGGGTAAGAATAAAAGAATGAACTTTTCATAA
- a CDS encoding metal ABC transporter permease, whose translation MSYGAWIILTGSLVGVTCGIVGCFLILRKMAMLADAISHTVLLGIVLAYLVSHSLEGIYMLVGAGIIGLLTAFLVQVLHSSGVQSDAAIGVVFTSLFAFGVILLSAFAGKVHLDVNHALMGEITFIPWNTLTVGGRDLGPSAVWMLGSVLLINLVVIVLFYKEIKISSFDPAMASAIGIPVMFIHYLLMSMVSITTVASFDSVGAILVVAMLIVPGATAYLLTDRLLVMLFISAGIGVLSAVGGYYAALAWNISISGSMASIAGLLFAITFVLSPRHGLLSKLLARRSIVAEQSS comes from the coding sequence ATGAGTTATGGTGCATGGATTATCTTAACCGGTTCCCTTGTTGGAGTGACGTGTGGCATTGTCGGCTGCTTTCTCATTTTAAGAAAAATGGCGATGCTAGCTGACGCCATAAGTCACACAGTGCTTCTTGGCATTGTGCTCGCGTATCTTGTCAGTCATTCCCTTGAAGGAATTTATATGCTCGTCGGGGCAGGGATTATTGGTTTGTTAACAGCTTTCTTAGTGCAGGTACTCCATTCAAGCGGTGTGCAGTCAGACGCCGCGATCGGTGTCGTATTTACTTCACTATTTGCTTTTGGTGTCATTCTTCTTTCAGCGTTCGCCGGGAAGGTGCACTTGGACGTCAATCACGCTCTCATGGGAGAAATTACGTTCATACCATGGAATACATTAACAGTGGGCGGAAGGGATCTCGGGCCATCTGCCGTTTGGATGCTTGGCAGTGTACTCCTCATCAATTTAGTAGTCATTGTCCTATTTTACAAGGAGATCAAAATCAGTTCATTTGATCCAGCAATGGCTTCAGCAATTGGAATTCCAGTCATGTTTATTCACTACTTACTCATGTCGATGGTATCAATTACAACTGTAGCATCATTTGATAGTGTCGGGGCCATCCTTGTAGTTGCGATGCTGATTGTACCGGGTGCAACAGCCTACTTATTAACAGATCGACTGCTTGTGATGTTGTTTATTAGTGCAGGCATTGGTGTACTATCAGCTGTAGGTGGTTATTACGCCGCTCTTGCCTGGAACATCTCCATTTCTGGCTCAATGGCATCAATTGCTGGTTTATTATTTGCGATCACCTTTGTTTTGTCTCCAAGACATGGCTTATTATCTAAATTGCTGGCAAGAAGATCCATTGTTGCTGAGCAATCTTCATAA
- a CDS encoding metal ABC transporter permease: MWTELLLTLQDANTQWVLFGSILLGIASGVLGSFALLRKQSLIGDAMAHAALPGICLAFLLYGTKSIGWFLVGAALSGLLATYFIQAIINHSRIKEDTAIGLVLSVFFGFGIVLLTKIAQSENGNQSGLDDFIFGQAASLVGNDVKVISGVAIVLLIITFLLFKELKLFTFDRQFAKGIGLPTSFLNALLMTLIVSAVVIGLQAVGVILMAAMLITPAISARYWTDRLDRMVIVAGTIGALSGILGTILSSMASRLPTGPVIVLSATMIFLISLILAPNRGLVSKGLKLYKIRKKVARESVLQTMYDLSEEASQSDQGLSFSRDQLINRRKMAGRTLDSNLQRLKREGHLLMPSEAKWRLTGNGAKEAYDITFNNRLFEMYTMYEMKFAHLQLAANETWQYEAIPKSTLEELKQLMAVHERTPKLDPSHFEKGGKYYSSRTQSSTEKQRKKEVKSS; encoded by the coding sequence ATGTGGACTGAGCTTCTCTTAACCTTGCAGGATGCAAATACACAATGGGTTTTATTCGGGTCCATACTTCTAGGAATAGCAAGCGGGGTGCTGGGCAGTTTTGCTCTCCTTCGAAAGCAAAGCTTGATTGGAGACGCCATGGCTCATGCTGCACTCCCAGGAATTTGTCTTGCATTCCTTCTTTACGGAACAAAATCAATCGGATGGTTTCTCGTTGGGGCGGCACTCTCAGGTTTGCTGGCCACTTATTTTATCCAGGCGATCATCAACCATTCACGAATTAAAGAAGATACGGCGATAGGATTAGTCCTTTCAGTGTTTTTCGGGTTTGGAATTGTCCTGCTTACTAAAATCGCCCAGTCTGAGAACGGAAACCAGAGCGGACTGGATGACTTTATTTTCGGCCAAGCTGCATCACTTGTTGGAAATGACGTCAAGGTTATTTCAGGTGTTGCCATCGTGCTTCTGATCATTACGTTTCTTTTGTTTAAAGAGTTAAAATTGTTTACCTTTGATCGACAATTCGCGAAAGGAATCGGGCTTCCAACCAGCTTTCTGAACGCCCTTTTAATGACGCTGATTGTAAGTGCTGTTGTCATCGGTTTACAGGCTGTTGGTGTGATTTTGATGGCAGCGATGCTCATCACACCAGCGATATCTGCGCGGTACTGGACGGACCGACTTGATCGAATGGTTATTGTAGCAGGTACTATCGGGGCGCTATCAGGGATTCTCGGAACAATTCTAAGCTCAATGGCAAGTCGCCTTCCAACTGGACCTGTTATCGTTCTTTCAGCTACCATGATTTTCTTGATTTCTCTCATTCTTGCACCGAATCGCGGACTTGTTTCAAAAGGGTTAAAATTATACAAGATTCGTAAGAAAGTAGCTAGAGAATCGGTCCTGCAAACGATGTATGATCTATCAGAGGAAGCAAGCCAATCTGATCAGGGGCTTTCATTTTCCCGCGATCAATTAATTAATAGAAGAAAGATGGCAGGCCGTACGCTCGATTCTAATCTACAGCGACTTAAAAGAGAAGGGCATCTCTTAATGCCTTCAGAAGCTAAATGGCGCCTGACCGGGAATGGGGCCAAGGAAGCTTACGATATTACATTTAACAATCGTTTATTTGAAATGTATACGATGTACGAAATGAAGTTTGCTCATCTTCAATTAGCTGCTAACGAAACGTGGCAATATGAAGCGATTCCTAAAAGCACCTTAGAAGAGCTTAAACAATTAATGGCTGTTCATGAGCGTACACCCAAACTTGACCCTTCCCACTTCGAAAAAGGTGGAAAGTATTATTCTTCAAGAACACAATCAAGTACAGAGAAACAGCGGAAAAAAGAGGTGAAGTCATCATGA
- a CDS encoding metal ABC transporter ATP-binding protein: MNPINVSNVTVAYDRKPVLQEVTFTMPEGKLIGVVGPNGAGKSTLIKAILGLIPTASGTVEIYGKPYRTQRKLVGYVPQRGSVDWDFPTNALDVVLMGRYGHIGWFRRPGKKDTAIALQALDKVGMKEYANRQISQLSGGQQQRVFLARALAQDATVYFMDEPFVGVDAATEKAIISLLNELKAQGKTVLVVHHDLQTVKEYFDWTLLLNKRTIALGPTEEVFTIDNLQKTYGGRLAFLDTQVNQSFVVQP; this comes from the coding sequence ATGAATCCAATAAATGTATCAAACGTAACGGTAGCTTATGACCGGAAACCTGTTCTTCAAGAAGTGACGTTCACAATGCCGGAGGGAAAGCTGATTGGTGTTGTCGGACCTAATGGAGCAGGAAAATCGACTCTTATTAAAGCAATATTAGGCCTTATTCCAACCGCTTCAGGGACAGTGGAAATCTACGGAAAGCCGTATCGTACGCAGAGAAAGCTTGTAGGGTACGTACCCCAGCGAGGTTCTGTAGACTGGGACTTTCCAACAAATGCCCTGGATGTTGTATTGATGGGGCGATATGGGCATATCGGATGGTTTAGACGTCCTGGCAAGAAGGACACTGCCATAGCTCTTCAGGCGCTGGATAAGGTTGGGATGAAGGAGTACGCTAACCGTCAAATTAGCCAGCTTTCAGGCGGCCAGCAGCAACGTGTTTTTCTCGCAAGAGCGCTTGCTCAGGACGCGACAGTTTATTTCATGGATGAACCATTCGTAGGAGTTGACGCTGCTACTGAAAAGGCGATTATTTCATTATTAAATGAATTAAAAGCACAGGGGAAAACCGTACTCGTTGTTCATCATGATCTACAAACCGTTAAGGAATACTTTGATTGGACGCTACTGTTAAACAAGCGAACAATTGCGCTTGGTCCGACAGAAGAGGTATTTACAATAGATAATTTACAAAAAACGTATGGGGGACGCCTGGCATTTCTTGATACTCAGGTTAACCAATCGTTTGTTGTGCAGCCATAA
- a CDS encoding metal ABC transporter solute-binding protein, Zn/Mn family: MKKWFGYLLGLSLFVLILSGCNSTETDKKSGDTVKVTTTIGQIGDIVKNIGKEHVTVESLMGPGIDPHLYKASQGDITKLSNADIIFYNGLHLEGKMGDIFAKMKSEKPTHPVAEAIPEDMLLVDQANSAAVDPHVWFDIELWKYAVEEVRDGLIEYDPENEADYVKNTEAYLEELTTLQKEAQEQINEIPEESRVLVTAHDAFQYFGQAYGMEVKGLQGLSTDSEYGLRDVQNLVKVLADRNIKAVFIESSISERSINAVVEGAREKGHEVEIGGELFSDAMGAKGSPEGTYTGMYRHNIETIVKALK; encoded by the coding sequence ATGAAAAAATGGTTTGGATATCTTCTTGGTTTATCTTTATTTGTACTTATCCTTTCAGGATGTAATAGCACTGAAACTGATAAAAAAAGTGGCGACACGGTTAAAGTTACAACAACGATCGGACAGATAGGTGACATCGTCAAAAACATTGGGAAAGAGCATGTCACAGTAGAGTCACTTATGGGTCCTGGGATTGACCCACATTTATATAAAGCATCACAAGGTGATATCACGAAATTATCAAACGCAGATATTATCTTTTACAACGGACTTCATCTTGAAGGAAAAATGGGTGATATTTTCGCGAAAATGAAAAGCGAGAAACCAACGCATCCAGTAGCTGAAGCAATTCCTGAAGACATGTTATTAGTAGACCAGGCGAATTCAGCAGCCGTTGATCCTCACGTCTGGTTTGATATTGAGCTATGGAAGTACGCAGTTGAAGAAGTGCGTGATGGATTGATTGAATATGATCCAGAGAATGAAGCGGACTATGTGAAAAATACAGAAGCTTATCTGGAAGAGTTAACAACGCTGCAAAAAGAAGCGCAAGAGCAAATAAACGAAATACCCGAAGAAAGTCGCGTTTTAGTTACAGCCCACGATGCATTCCAATACTTCGGTCAGGCTTATGGAATGGAAGTTAAGGGGTTACAGGGATTAAGTACAGACTCTGAATATGGTTTGCGCGACGTTCAGAACCTTGTCAAAGTACTCGCTGATCGAAACATTAAAGCTGTTTTTATTGAAAGTAGTATTTCCGAGCGCTCAATCAATGCTGTAGTAGAAGGCGCAAGAGAAAAGGGACACGAGGTTGAGATAGGCGGAGAACTTTTTTCAGATGCCATGGGTGCTAAAGGTTCGCCAGAAGGGACTTACACAGGAATGTATCGACATAACATTGAGACCATTGTTAAAGCTTTAAAATAG
- a CDS encoding universal stress protein — MSAKHSKILVAVDGSDSAEVAFSKAVEIALQDQAFLLIGHVIDTRNFSTFELYDIATERAEDFGKRLLKEYEEKAAIAGVNDVKSVIEYGSPKAKIARKIAPEHDIDLIVCGATGMNRVERLLMGSVSEHITRNANCDVLVVRGVKVPVHEGIKNESGRQNS, encoded by the coding sequence ATGAGTGCAAAACATTCCAAAATACTCGTTGCAGTTGATGGGTCTGATTCTGCTGAGGTAGCATTTTCGAAGGCGGTAGAAATCGCTTTACAAGATCAGGCTTTTCTGCTCATTGGGCACGTAATCGATACTAGAAATTTCTCTACCTTCGAGCTATATGACATTGCAACAGAACGAGCCGAAGACTTCGGCAAACGTCTTTTGAAAGAATACGAAGAAAAAGCTGCTATAGCTGGTGTCAATGATGTTAAAAGCGTCATTGAATACGGTTCACCAAAAGCAAAGATTGCTAGAAAAATCGCTCCTGAGCATGATATTGATCTCATTGTTTGCGGTGCAACCGGAATGAATCGGGTTGAAAGACTTCTAATGGGAAGTGTCTCTGAACACATCACGAGAAACGCTAACTGTGATGTTCTGGTGGTTAGAGGGGTAAAAGTACCAGTTCACGAGGGGATTAAAAATGAAAGTGGGAGACAAAATTCGTAA
- a CDS encoding helix-turn-helix domain-containing protein, whose product MKVGDKIRKHRLEADMTVEELAFKVRIGSGLMQRIAENHFDPDGQTLLKISTALDIPASEFLEKETIEVLQQTDTN is encoded by the coding sequence ATGAAAGTGGGAGACAAAATTCGTAAACATAGATTGGAAGCAGACATGACTGTTGAAGAACTTGCCTTTAAAGTTAGAATTGGCTCCGGACTCATGCAGCGAATTGCAGAAAATCATTTTGACCCGGACGGGCAAACCCTTCTCAAAATATCGACTGCCCTTGATATTCCAGCATCAGAATTTCTAGAAAAAGAAACAATTGAGGTGCTTCAACAGACTGATACGAATTAA